A genome region from Scyliorhinus torazame isolate Kashiwa2021f chromosome 11, sScyTor2.1, whole genome shotgun sequence includes the following:
- the LOC140385950 gene encoding uncharacterized protein K02A2.6 produces the protein MAERKLSEFSVEDGILLWGTRVIVPEKGQELILTDLHNGHPGVAKMKMLARSYVWWPGLDTDIEKVAQNCSICQEHQKLPPAAPLHHWEWPGRPWARLHADFAGPFQGSMFLLLIDAQSKWLEVHKMQGTTIEKMRLSFSTHGLPEVLITDNGTPFMSEEFARFTKMNGIRHIRTAPYHPASNGLAERAVQTFKRGRKKQSSGSMDTRLARFLFTYRTTPHAVTGAAPAELLMGRRLRTRLSMVFPDIGFVSKCIPESQDPCFFVSSVAKARNSSCNVNHLLCRDVY, from the exons ATGGCTGAAAGAAAG ctgtcagaattcagcgtggaagacggcatcctcttgtgggggacacgtgtgattgtcccggaaaaaggccaggagctgatactaacagacttgcacaatgggcatccaggtgtggccaaaatgaaaatgttggcccggagttatgtctggtggccaggcctcgacaccgacattgagaaggtggcccaaaactgctccatttgccaggagcatcagaagcttccgccggccgcgcccctacatcactgggaatggccagggcggccttgggcacgcttgcatgcagatttcgcaggcccttttcaaggatccatgttccttctattaattgacgcccagtctaaatggctagaggtgcataagatgcaggggacaacaattgaaaagatgcgtttgtcgtttagtacgcatggcctccccgaggtgctgatcacggataacggcactccattcatgagtgaagagtttgcgaggttcacgaagatgaatggcatacgccatatccgcactgccccttaccacccagcttcaaatgggttggcagagcgtgcagtgcagacattcaaaagaggccgaaagaagcagtcttccggatcaatggacacgagactggctcgctttttgtttacgtataggaccaccccccatgcggtgactggggcagctcccgcagaactcctaatgggccggagacttcgcacccgccttagtatggttttcccggacattggc TTTGTAAGCAAGTGCATTCCAGAATCACAGGATCCATGTTTTTTTGTTAGTTCGGTTGCGAAAGCAAGGAACAGCAGTTGCAATGTTAATCACCTCCTGTGCCGAGATGTTTACTGA